AGACAGGCTGAACAGGATCTAAGGCTAGTGAAGCAGGGCAATTGGGGAGCCATTGCAAGACTGATCTCCTCGGCCGAGGATCAGGCTGCGGGCGCTTCTGCCGATGACTGTACCGTTGCCGTATTGCAGCAGCTGCGGGAACAAGTCCCCGGAGTGCCGGTGTTAGGGATAACCGGAACGGGCGGGGCAGGTAAAAGCTCCTTGACGGATGAGCTTGTACGCCGGCTCCTGGACTATTTTCCGAACCGCTCCATTGCCGTCATATCCGTGGATCCGACCAAGATGAAATCCCGCGGGGCTCTTCTTGGGGACAGAATCCGAATGAATGCCATACATGATCCGCGGGCTTACATGCGCAGCATGGCGACAAGAAAATCAAAGTCGGAGATCAGCGAAGCCACAGGTGACGCGATTGCGATCGTCAAGCAAGCGGGATACGACTTTGTTATTGTCGAGACCAGCGGGATTGGCCAAGGAGACGCCGCCATTGTGGAGCTATGCGATATCGCCATGTATGTCATGACCAGCGAATACGGAGCACCTAGCCAATTGGAAAAGATAGATATGATTGATTACGCCGACGTTATCGTCATAAACAAATTTGAGCGCCAAGGATCCGAGGATGCCTTGAGGGATGTCCGCAAGCAGTACAAGCGAAGCAGACGGCTTGACAGGGTTCCTAACGAGCAGCTTCCCGTATTCGGTACAATGGCAAGTCAGTTTAACGATCCCGGTGTAACGATGCTCTTCCGGCATGTGATGCGTCTTGCCCAGGACAAAATGGGCGGCAGCTGGCCGGTTCGGCTGGAGGATTCCGGTATAAGGGCAACAAAGAGAAACATGATCATTCCGCAGGATCGAACCGGATATTTGCGCGAGATTGTTCAGACGGTACGTCAATATAAGAAGGATATCGAGGAACAAGTTGCGGTTGTCCGCACGCTTGCTCAGCTGAAGGGCACGAGACAGCTGATTTATGCCAATCAGGAGCGGCTTCTGACGAGAGATGAAACGGCACTTTTCGCGGATAAGCTTGATGCGATGGCAGCGGAATGGGAAGAACAGCTGCATTCGGATTGCCGGAAGCAGCTGGCCGATTGGCCGACCATTCGCAATCTTTACCGGCCGGTTGTGCTGGAATCGCTTTCGGGCAGCGCCGTGCCCAGAGTCAGCCTCCCCAAATTCCATGAGACGGGCGAACTGCTCCGTTGGTTATTGAAGGAGAATTTGCCGGGCTATTTCCCGTATACGGCCGGTGTATTTGCCTTCAAGCGAACCGACGAGGATCCTAAACGCCAGTTTGCAGGAGAAGGCACGCCGGAGCGGACGAACCGAAGGTTCCATTATTTATGCCGGAATGATGAAGCCAAGCGGCTTTCCACTGCCTTTGACAGCGTGACCTTGTACGGCCAGGATCCGAGCGACCGCCCCGATATATACGGAAGAATCGGGAACAGCGGAGTTAATGTCTGTACGCTTGAGGATATGAAGAAGCTGTACGAAGGCTTTGATCTATGTCATCCTTCCGTCAGCGTGTCGATGACGATTAATGGGCCGGCGCCTATCCTTCTTGCCATGTTTATGAATACGGCGATTGATCAGCAGGTGGAAAAATTCGCAACGGAAAACGGCCGTCAGCCTGATGAAACGGAATACCGGAGCATTAAGGCGGGAGCGCTGCATTCCGTTCGCGGCACGGTGCAGGCTGATATTTTGAAAGAGGATCAAGGTCAGAATACTTGCATTTTCAGTACGGAATTTTCGCTCAAAATGATGGGAGACATCCAGCAATATTTTATCGATCATGGCGTACGCCATTATTATTCCGTCAGCATAAGCGGTTACCACATCGCGGAGGCCGGCGCCAATCCGGTCACGCAGCTGGCATTTACGCTGGCGAACGGCTTTACTTATGTCGAGTATTATTTGGCCCGGGGAATGTCGATTGATGACTTTGCTCCAAATCTATCTTTTTTCTTCAGCAATGGGCTTGATCCCGAATACAGCGTAATGGGGCGCGTGGCGCGGCGCATCTGGGCAACCGTCATGAAATATAAATACGGGGCTAACGAACGCAGCCAGAAGCTGAAATATCATATCCAGACGTCAGGCCGCTCGCTGCATGCGCAGGAAATGGATTTTAACGATATCCGGACCACGCTCCAAGCGTTAATGGCCACCTACGATAATTGTAACTCCTTGCATACCAATGCGTATGACGAGGCGGTCACAACCCCTACGGAGAATTCCGTCCGCCGGGCAATGGCAATCCAGCTTATTATCAACAGGGAGTTTGGACTGGCGAAAAACGAGAATCCGCTGCAGGGCTCTTTTATCGTGGAGGAGCTTACCGATCTGATGGAGGAGGCTGTTCTGCAGGAGTTTTGGCGCATTCATGAGCGCGGAGGCGTGCTGGGCGCAATGGAAACCCAGTATCAACGGGGTAAGATCCAGGAGGAATCGTTATTTTATGAGCAGAAAAAGCATGCCGGGGAGCTGCCGATTATCGGAGTGAACACGTTCCTGAATCCCAATCCCGAAGAAATACACACGGATATCGAGCTGGCACGGTCAACGGAGGCAGAGAAGTTGTCTCAAATCCGCCAATTGCAAGCCTTTCAGATGAAGCATCAGGAGGAGTGCTCCGGCGCGCTGGAGCACTTGAAGGAGGCGGCGGTATCCGGCGGGAATCTGTTCGAAGCCTTGATGGAGGTTGTAAAAAGCGCCTCGATCGGCCAAATCACAGGTACGTTATTTGAAATTGGCGGCCAGTATAGGAGGAATATGTAAGGAAGGGGTAGAAAATATAGGAAAATGAGGCCTGTTAGAGAAAACGTTATAACAAGCTTGAACGAACCGGAGGGAAGCGCCTTTGCTTGTGCTGACATTCATATTAACTTTGATGAACTCGATATTGCTGCTCATTATTTACCTTAATCTTCCGAAGCGGGATATTGCGCGAGAAGCCGTTGAACAGGCATGGGCGAATGACCGGAAGAGACAAGAAGATAAGCAATCGGGCAATTCTTAGAACCGCTTAAGAACGGGAAAGCCTCCAACCCATACGGATTGGAGGCTTTTTTCACAATATAATATTTCATTCGCGAAACGTATGCTGCCCCTCCTAAGGACGGCGCAGCCGTTTACGCTTGTGCCCGGCTAGTCTTCGATATCCGCCCACATTTCCTCTTCGTCCACATCCAGCTTGATGTTGGTGCGGAAGACGCGGCGGTTGTACTGCCGGTACATGTATTGCTCGATTGCTTCCAGCAAATTCGCTTCAATGATATATTGGCTCCGACCGTTAACCCATACTTCTGCGGTGAAGCCGTACTCTTCTTCCCAGGCCAGCTGCACCTCCACGTCCGAAGGTTGCACGCCTCTTCGATCTGCCATATGCAGACAAACGGCATTTATAATTTCGTCCGTGTAAATTCTCGTCATTTAGTAAGGTCTCCGCGTATCGGGATTATTTTTTTTCTTGAACATTCGGAACAACGAGATAACGATTCTTACCAGAACAAAGATCGCAATCAGGTTGATAAGGAGGCCGAAGAACTGACCCATACCGCCCATATTGCCAAGCAGACCGCCGAACAGCATGCCTGCGAGACCGCCGATAAGCATACCCTTCATAAAGCCGCCGCCGCTGAAAAAGCCTTTGTTCGTTGTTGTAGCACCGGTTTTATTCGTAGTTGCACCAGTTTTTGTACCGGAAGTCGACTCCTGTACGTTAGCTTGTTTCTTAGGAGTTTGCGTGTAGCTTTGTTTTGGCGATTTGAATCCGCCGCCGCGTTTTGCCGCATCCGCTTGCCCTAAACCAAATGTCAGGAACAAAGCGAAAGCCATGATGACCAATAACCCTTTTTTCATTGTGTACGTCTCCTCCTGCTTCGATGTGTAGCTCATTAATTGCTATGATACACATTTACGGCTAATATTAACGGAGGTTTCAAAATATTTTTGTACACAATATACCAAATCATATATATGCAAAGGAGAGAACCCCTATGAATTATCCATCTGCTTATTTATCGTACTTAGCGGAGTTTAACGGAACGCGGGATTTCTTCGAATGCCATGAGCTTCTGGAGGAGCACTGGAAGGAACATCCGGACGATCCGCGGGCATTGTTGTGGGTTGGACTCATTCAGCTTGCGGTTGGCCAATATCATGAGCGGCGGGGAAATTTAAAGGGTGCGGTAAAAATGTATGAAAAGGCACTCGGTAAGCTGGACCAGCCTTCGCTTGAGCAGTTAGGTCTGGACGGAACGCGGACTATCGCGGATCTTTCGCACCGATATGAATATTTGCAGGACGGTCAATCTTTGCCCTATCAAGATATAACGCTTATCGTAACGGATCCCGAGCTTGAACAGCAATGCATTCAATTATGTAATGCCTTGCAGGCGGAATGGGGAAGCAGCAGTTCCATGGATGCGGAAGCGTTAATACACCGGCATAAATTAAGGGACCGCAGCGAAGTATTAGCGGAAAGGACAGCGGCCATCGAAACGAAAAAAAGGAACCGGACCGTGGAATAACCACGTGCCCGGTTCCTTTTTGGTTAAGTTCTATTTTCGTAGCCGTCCACGATCAGGTCAAGCGCGCCTGTGTCCGGGTGAATGGCAAGGCCGTGTACCGGAGTGTTAGGCGGAAGAAGCGGGTGATTGCGTACGATGCTAACGCTCTTCACAACGCTGTCACGCAGGTTGTCAAAGCCGGTCAGCCAACGATTCAGGTCCACGCCGGAATGACGCAGCGTATTGATGGTTTGCTCGGAAATGCCGCGTTCCAGCATGTGGCCAACAACCGTCTCCGGATCAATGCCGGTCATGCCGCATCCGTGGTGCGCAATAATAAACACTTCGTCTGCTTTCAGCTCATAGAGTGCTACAAGGACACTGCGCATAATGTTGCCGAATGGCTGCGTAATAATCGCACCGGCGTTTTTGATAATTTTGGCATCGCCGTTTTTCAGATTTAATGCCTTAGGAAGCAGCTCAACGAGCCGGGTGTCCATACAAGTGACAACAACGATTTTACGGTTAGGGAACTTATCCGTAAGATATTGTTCGTATTCCTTGTTTTCGACGAAAGCTTTGTTGTGGTTCAAGATTTTTTCCAGATTGTTCATTTGAATTACCTCCTGATAATAACGATGAATAATTAGTTCTTCAGAAAACGCAGGTCAAGCGTATAGATCTGGCTGTCGCTCTTAAGGCTGTACGCATTACGCGCAGCATCGTAATCAATACGGAGCTCCGGCTCGAAAAACACTTCATGGCGAGGCTCATGCCAGAACGGGAACGGGTCGCCTTGAGCAAGCCTGTCATCCGGCCCGCCTTGTCCAATGAGCTGAAGAGCCGGGACACCGCTGACGACACAGCCGCAGCCTTCGGTATCATGCAGCAGTTTAAGCTGCTTGCGGCCATCCTCTATGTAAGGGGTGAGCGACTTAACGGCAGCAGGAGTAAAAGTTATGCGCATGGTAGTATTCTCTCCTTCTCTTTACTCTATTAACGACAAAAAAAGGTTAAAGTTGATTATACGTTTTGTAATCGTTAAGATCAAGATAGGCTCTGTTCAAAATGAGCAAATTTGGAATAGGGAAGGTGGATGGAATAATGACGGTACATAAGGAAATAACCGCAAAGTTTATGGAGACAATCCGTAAAATTAAAAGCTACGAAGAAGCGTTAGGCGTTTTGTATTGGGATCTTCGGACCGGGGCACCGCGCAAAGGAATGGATACCCGCTCGGAGGTTATCGGCGCTTTGTCCGGCGATATGTTTAAGCTTTCCACTTCGCCCGAGCTTGGCGAATATTTGAACGAACTGGAGCAGCCTGCTGCACAGGAGCAATTATCCGATATTGAACGGAAACTCGTTAGCGAAACGCGCAAAGACTACAATCGAAGCGTCAAAATTCCACCAAAGCTCTACCAGGAATACGTTGTGCTTGCTTCGCAGGCGGAATCCAAGTGGGAGGAAGCCAAAGCAAGCAACGATTACGCCAGCTTCCAGCCGCTTCTGGAAAAAGTAATCGATTATACGCAGCAATTTATTGACCTGTGGGGGCCAAAAGCAACCCGCTATGATACCTTGCTTGACCAATACGAGCCGGGAATGACAACGGCAGAGCTGGACCGCGTGTTTGGCGGCTTGCGCGAACAGCTGGTTCCGCTTGCTGCGGCAATTGCGGCGTCCCCGCATCAGCCGGATACTTCTTTCCTCGGGCAAAAATACGATAAGCAGGCGCAGAAAGCGTTCAGCTTGTATATCTTGAATCAGATGGGCTACAACTTCGAAGCCGGCCGCCTCGACGAGAGCGTTCATCCGTTTGCAACCGGGCTTAACCCGGGCGATGTCCGCATTACGACCCGTTACCTGGAAGATGATGTGACCAGCGCGCTGTTCGGTACCATTCATGAGGGCGGACATGCCTTGTACGAGCAAAATATTATGCCTGAGCTGATCGGCACTACACTGTGCACGGGCACATCGATGGGCATTCACGAATCGCAATCGCGCTTCTGGGAAAATGTCATCGGACGCAGCAAGCCGTTCTGGGAACAGTATTTCGGCAAGCTGCAGGAGAAATTCCCTGGCCAGCTGGATGTATCGGTGGAACAGTTCTACCGCGGCATCAATGTCGTGCAGCCATCCCTGATCCGGATCGAAGCGGACGAACTGACGTACAATTTGCACATTATTATTCGGTACGAGATCGAGAAAATGATCTTTAATGAAGGCGCAAAAGCAGCCGATCTGCCGGCGATCTGGAACGACAAGTACAAAGAGTACCTGGGCATCGTTCCTCCGTCCAACGCGGAAGGCGTGCTGCAGGACGTACACTGGTCCGGCGGCGCGTTTGGCTACTTCCCGTCGTACTCGCTTGGCAATATGTATGCTGCGCAAATCGCCGACACCATGGAACGGGAGCTTGACGGCTTCTGGAACCTGGTCGGCCGCGGCGAGCTGCTTCCTATCAAGGAATGGCTGACCGAGCGCATCTACAAGTTCGGCAAGCTGAAGTCGCCGTCGGAGATCATCCAAAGCGTTACAGGCAAGCCGCTGGATCCTCAGCATCTGGTAAGTTATCTCGAGCGTAAATATAAGGATATCTATAAGCTGTAAATAGAAAGTGGCCGCCCCTTGTCGGGGCGGCTCTTTTTTGTTTTCGGACGCGTGCTGTAACACGGAAAAAGCCTGCTATTCGGGGTAAGAGAGCTGACCGCCGCACTCGAAGTGTGCTGCAACACGGAAAATGCCTACTATTCGGGGTAATGGAGCTGAACGCCGTACCCGGGGGTGTGCTGTAACATGGAAAAAGCCTGCTATTCGGGGTTAAGGATCGGACCGCCGCACTCGAAGTGTGCTGTAACACGGAAAAAGCCTGCTATTTGGGGTAATGGAGCTGAACCCCGTACCAGGGGGTGTGCTGTAACATGGAAAAAACATGTTATTCGGGATAATGAGGCTGTCCGCAGCAGGAGATTGCTCCTGCTGCGTTTGTTCTGTTTAAAGGAGTATTACGAAGCATCTTTCTTTCAGATAGTTTTAGTCGTTTACTCTTTTGTGCCCGGATTCCAACCTCGGAGTCTCATTGTTCGGAATGCACCGACTTTTTTGCTCCTGCATAGGCTATTGTACTTACTACTTACTTTAATTGAGTAATCACGGGAGGTTAACGGATGAGAAGGAAGCTATGGCTGTCGCTGCTCCTCATTGTGGCGCTGACGACAACAGCCGCGCTGGCCGGCTGCGGCAAGGGAAACTCGGATAAGGTTAAGCTGACCATCGGCGAAGTAACGCGGTCGGTCTTTTATGCTCCGGAATATGTAGCTCTGGCGAAAGGGTTTTTCGCTGACGAAGGGCTGGACGTTACGCTGACAACTACGGCAGGCGGGGACAAAACGATGACCGCGCTGCTCTCCAACACGATTGACGTCGCGCTTGTTGGTTCGGAAACGTCGATCTATGTGTACCAGCAAGGCTCTGACGACCCGGTTATTAATTTTGCTCAAGTGACGCAAACCGACGGTACGTTCCTGGTTGCCCGGAATGATACGAACTTTGACTGGAACAACTTGAAAGGCGCTACGTTCCTCGGCCAAAGAAAAGGCGGAATGCCTCAAATGGCGGGCGAATTCACGTTAAGAAAGCATAACATTGACCCGCATGCGGATCTGGAGCTGATTCAAAACGTTGATTTTGCCAATATCGCACCTGCATTTGCTTCCGGCACGGGCGACTATGTTCAGCTGTTTGAACCAACTGCTTCCGTTTTCGAGAAGCAAGGTACGGGCAAGGTGGTTGCCTCCTTTGGCGTAGAGAGCGGACATCTGCCTTACACCGTGTTTATGGCGAAGCAAAGCTATATCAAGAAAAATACGGCAGCAATCCAATCGTTCACCGATGCCGTACACCGCGCCCAGCTCTGGGTACAGGAAAACGATGCCTCAACGATTGCGGACGTCGTAGCCCCTTACTTTGATAACGTGGATAGAGACATCCTGGTGAGTTCCATCGACCGTTACAAACAACAAGGCTCTTATGCTACCGATCCTGTTATTGACGAAGGCGAATGGAATAACCTTCTTGACGTAATGACCCAAGCTGGCGAACTGAAGGAACGTACCGAATACGGCAAAATCGTGGACAACAGCTTTGCGGAGAAATCGATAGTGGACGTTAAGAAATAAAATAAGGGGGACTTTCGATGGCTGGCGAAGATAATCGGCTGGAACTGAAGGATGTGTCCCATGTCTATGTAAATGAAAAGGGTGCTTCCTTGGCCGTCGAGAATTTGAATTTGACGGTTCGGCGCGGTGAGTTCGTCAGCCTCGTCGGTCCGAGCGGCTGCGGTAAAACAACGATTCTCAGCATGCTTGCGGGATTATTTCCTCCAAGCGGAGGGCAGGTGCTTCTCGCGGGAGCGCCTGTCCTTGGTCCGTCCCGGCTGGTTGGCTATATGCTGCAGCAGGATTTCCTGTTCCCGTGGCGGACGATCCGGGATAATGCCGCAATCGGCCTCGAGATTGCCGGAGGAAAGACGGCCGCGGCGATGAAGGAAGTAGACCGCCTGCTGTCGGAACTGGGGCTGCCGGGTTCGGGCAGCAAGTACCCGCATGAGCTATCGGGCGGCATGCGGCAGCGTGTTGCTTTGGCCCGCATGCTTGCGACTAATCCGGAAGTGATGCTGCTGGATGAACCTTTTTCCGCGCTGGACCTGCATATTAAGCTTCAGCTTGAAGATCTGGTAGACGAAACGCTAAAGCGTCTTGGTAAAACGGCCGTACTCGTTACTCATGATTTGGCTGAAGCCGCAGCAATGAGCGACCGGGTTATCGTGCTGGCCGCAAATCCGGGCAGAATCGTGAAGGAGCTTGTGGTGCCGGATGAGATCCGGCAAGCCACACCGATGGAGGCGCGCAAGCTGCCGGGCTTCCAGGACGTATTTGATCAGCTGTGGGCAGAGCTTAACCGGGCGGAAGGGGGCGGCGGGCATGCCTAAAGTGGAGAAAACGGGCAAGAACGTATTGTTATCCGGCGTTGAGGAAGACCGCGAGAGCGGAATGAAAGAGCTTCACAGTCAATTCAAGCAAAAGGCTAGACGGGTTACTGCGGCAGTAGGCGCAACACAGATTACGATCCTGCTGCTTTTCATTGCCCTATGGGAAGTGGCAGGCAGGCAAAAGTGGATCGACCCTCTGTTGTTTAGTTACCCGACGAAAATCATCAACCAGCTATGGAATTCGATGGCAGACGGTTCGATCTGGCCGCATATCGGAATGACCGTATCCGAGACGATTATCGGATTTCTGCTCGGTACTCTGGTCGGAACCGGTATCGCTGCGCTCTTATGGTGGTTTCCTTTTTTATCGAGAGTACTGGATCCTTATCTGGTCGTATTGAACAGTCTGCCGAAGGTTGCGCTTGGTCCTCTCTTCATCGTTACTCTTGGACCGGGCTTTACTTCGATTGTGGCGGTAACCTTGTCGGTGACGGTTATTATCACAACGATTAATATATACAACCGGTTCAGAGAGATTGAAGCGGGTTATATCAAGGTGGTCCGGTTGTTTGGCGCGAGCAGGGCGCAGCTGTTCCGGCTTGTTATTCTGCCTGCCTCTTTTCCCGTTATTATATCGGCTTTAAAAGTCAATGTAGGTCTCGCCTGGATCGGGGTTATCGTCGGCGAATTCCTTGTCGCGAAGCTTGGACTCGGCTATCTGATGATCTACGGCTTCCAGGTATTTAACTTCACCCTTGTCTTATCCACTCTGATTGTCATCGCCGTAGTCGCTACGATCATGTATCAACTTGTGGCGATATTGGAACGAAAGTTGACGTCAGGCTGGCGGGAGCGTTAGGATAATCGTATTAATCTATCCGAACGTGAGGGAAATAAGTGGGCATTCGCATTATCAAAACCGCATTAGCAGCCATTATCGCCATTTATTCGGCCGTGTATTTGAACTTGGAGCCGCCGCTTGGTGCGGGTATTCTTGCTATTCTCGGTGTAGAAGTCAGCCGGATGAAAGGGCTGAAGAGCGCTATTCAGCGTTTCGTCGCTTCTTCGCTGGGACTTTTTTTTGCCTCTTTGGTCTTTACGATCTTTGGCTTTCATATTTGGGTAGTGGCGTTATTTATTTTGATGACGTTCCCGGTATTGGCGCGTTTTCAACTAAAGGACGGCATCGTAACCAGCGCGGTTATCGTATTCCAGCTATTCAATCATGGGGAAGTCACCGTTGACGTATTGGAAAACGAAGTACTGCTCATGATTTGCGGTCTCGGCTGGGCAACCGTGATCAACTTCATCTATATGCCGAAGGATCAGCATCTGCTCGAGTCGCTCAAAGCTTCCGTCGAGAAGCTGTTTGGCGATATTTTCACCGAGATGGGCAGGACGCTCCGCGAACCTTCGCATATTTGGAACGGCAGCGAGCTGCTTGAGGTTCACAGGATTATAGATGAAGGCGCCCGCCGGGCCGTGCTGAACAAGGAGAACCGGCTATTCGGGCAAGAGCATTATTGGTCCACTTATTTTGAAATGCGGCGTCTCCAGCTCGAGTCGGTGCAGGCCATGCTGGAGGAGCTGGCGCTCATCTACGAGAAGCTGCCGCAGAACGAACCGCTTGCGGAGCTGCTGGAGCTCCTATCCGGAGAAGTGAAATCCGAGGTATACCGCGGGATAACGGAGAAACGCTTGTCCGAGCTGAGACAGCTGTACAAGTCGATGGAGCTTCCGCGCACGCGTGACGAGTTCGAGCTTCGCGCCGCTATTTTGAAGATGACGATGGAGCTTGAAAGATATTTGGCAATCGCCAAACGATTAAAGAAAAGAAATGTCATGTTAGACAAAGCGGAGCCATAAAATAAAGAGGGATAAAATTCGTGGCGGCGCGGGAAAGATTCAGTCACCCTAGACGAATGACCTGCATACACTTTAAATGAATGATTGTATGGAGGAGGTTAAATCGATGACATTTGCAGATAAACAGCTACAAGGTAGAGAGATTATAACGAAAGCTGTCTGCGGGAAAGGTCGTAAGTTTTCCACTGTCTCTCATACCGTAACACCGCCTCATCACCCGACCAGCATATTGGGTGCGTGGGTAATCAACCACCAATATGAAGCGGTTCGATCGGGCGACGGAATTGAGGTAATTGGTACTTACGATCTCAACATTTGGTATTCGTATAGCAAGAATTCGCAAACGGACGTAGCAAAAGAAACCGTACATTATGTAGAGCATGTGCCTCTTTCTTATCTGGATCCTAAGCATCGGTCTTCCACGGAAGAAGTATCCGCCGATTGCATTCAGGAGCCTAACTGCATTGAGGCCAACATCTCAACAAGCGGTTCCGGCGTTGTCGTCCGCGTTGAGCGCGAGTATGCGGTTGAAATGATCGCCGAGACAAAAGTTTGGGTAGCCTGCTTCCCGGGCGGCTACGACGACGGTAAAGAACTTGAGTTCGGTCTCGGCGACGGGGATTACGAGGATCTGGATCCAGACTTACTGGACGACGACCTGTAAGCCGGAAGCACTTATCCGCTTCTGTACTGTAAGATATGCCGCTAAAGCGGTAAATTCGAGGGCGAAAGCCCTCTTTTTGTTGAATTCATTTAATTTGGGCATTCGCCGCATGCCCTAAAAGTCGTAATCGAATCCAATAAAAAAGAAGGTGGGCGGGTATGGCTGGAAATCGGCTGAACCGGCTTGACAACGAACGGCAGGCAATAGCTTTGACGGAAGCCGAAATGCAGGCAAGGTGGCTTCGAACAGGTCTTTATCGGGAGCAGCAGGAGGATGAACGGTTATACCGGGTTCTAGCAGCCGATCTCGCGTTGATTGAGCTCAAGCGGATTAACCGGGCAGGAAGGCCTTTAGGCAGCGGAGAACCGATTGCGGACGCTGCTGCCGGACATCCTTCCGATTGGCCGGCGGATCCCGTGCTGCGCCGGGTAATCCGTAGGGCGATTGCGGGACTTTACGCAGTAGG
This region of Paenibacillus sp. JDR-2 genomic DNA includes:
- a CDS encoding iron-sulfur cluster biosynthesis family protein yields the protein MRITFTPAAVKSLTPYIEDGRKQLKLLHDTEGCGCVVSGVPALQLIGQGGPDDRLAQGDPFPFWHEPRHEVFFEPELRIDYDAARNAYSLKSDSQIYTLDLRFLKN
- a CDS encoding ABC transporter ATP-binding protein — translated: MAGEDNRLELKDVSHVYVNEKGASLAVENLNLTVRRGEFVSLVGPSGCGKTTILSMLAGLFPPSGGQVLLAGAPVLGPSRLVGYMLQQDFLFPWRTIRDNAAIGLEIAGGKTAAAMKEVDRLLSELGLPGSGSKYPHELSGGMRQRVALARMLATNPEVMLLDEPFSALDLHIKLQLEDLVDETLKRLGKTAVLVTHDLAEAAAMSDRVIVLAANPGRIVKELVVPDEIRQATPMEARKLPGFQDVFDQLWAELNRAEGGGGHA
- the icmF gene encoding fused isobutyryl-CoA mutase/GTPase IcmF; protein product: MEIPVYRPQNHVRFITAAALFDGHDASINIMRRILQASGVEVIHLGHNRSVQEVTSAAIQEDVQGIAISSYQGGHIEYLTYMFDVLKQAGAEHIKIFAGGGGVIIPSEIEALERYGIAKVFSPEDGRRMGLQGMINAMIEACDHPTPRQAEQDLRLVKQGNWGAIARLISSAEDQAAGASADDCTVAVLQQLREQVPGVPVLGITGTGGAGKSSLTDELVRRLLDYFPNRSIAVISVDPTKMKSRGALLGDRIRMNAIHDPRAYMRSMATRKSKSEISEATGDAIAIVKQAGYDFVIVETSGIGQGDAAIVELCDIAMYVMTSEYGAPSQLEKIDMIDYADVIVINKFERQGSEDALRDVRKQYKRSRRLDRVPNEQLPVFGTMASQFNDPGVTMLFRHVMRLAQDKMGGSWPVRLEDSGIRATKRNMIIPQDRTGYLREIVQTVRQYKKDIEEQVAVVRTLAQLKGTRQLIYANQERLLTRDETALFADKLDAMAAEWEEQLHSDCRKQLADWPTIRNLYRPVVLESLSGSAVPRVSLPKFHETGELLRWLLKENLPGYFPYTAGVFAFKRTDEDPKRQFAGEGTPERTNRRFHYLCRNDEAKRLSTAFDSVTLYGQDPSDRPDIYGRIGNSGVNVCTLEDMKKLYEGFDLCHPSVSVSMTINGPAPILLAMFMNTAIDQQVEKFATENGRQPDETEYRSIKAGALHSVRGTVQADILKEDQGQNTCIFSTEFSLKMMGDIQQYFIDHGVRHYYSVSISGYHIAEAGANPVTQLAFTLANGFTYVEYYLARGMSIDDFAPNLSFFFSNGLDPEYSVMGRVARRIWATVMKYKYGANERSQKLKYHIQTSGRSLHAQEMDFNDIRTTLQALMATYDNCNSLHTNAYDEAVTTPTENSVRRAMAIQLIINREFGLAKNENPLQGSFIVEELTDLMEEAVLQEFWRIHERGGVLGAMETQYQRGKIQEESLFYEQKKHAGELPIIGVNTFLNPNPEEIHTDIELARSTEAEKLSQIRQLQAFQMKHQEECSGALEHLKEAAVSGGNLFEALMEVVKSASIGQITGTLFEIGGQYRRNM
- a CDS encoding carboxypeptidase M32; translation: MTVHKEITAKFMETIRKIKSYEEALGVLYWDLRTGAPRKGMDTRSEVIGALSGDMFKLSTSPELGEYLNELEQPAAQEQLSDIERKLVSETRKDYNRSVKIPPKLYQEYVVLASQAESKWEEAKASNDYASFQPLLEKVIDYTQQFIDLWGPKATRYDTLLDQYEPGMTTAELDRVFGGLREQLVPLAAAIAASPHQPDTSFLGQKYDKQAQKAFSLYILNQMGYNFEAGRLDESVHPFATGLNPGDVRITTRYLEDDVTSALFGTIHEGGHALYEQNIMPELIGTTLCTGTSMGIHESQSRFWENVIGRSKPFWEQYFGKLQEKFPGQLDVSVEQFYRGINVVQPSLIRIEADELTYNLHIIIRYEIEKMIFNEGAKAADLPAIWNDKYKEYLGIVPPSNAEGVLQDVHWSGGAFGYFPSYSLGNMYAAQIADTMERELDGFWNLVGRGELLPIKEWLTERIYKFGKLKSPSEIIQSVTGKPLDPQHLVSYLERKYKDIYKL
- a CDS encoding beta-class carbonic anhydrase, coding for MNNLEKILNHNKAFVENKEYEQYLTDKFPNRKIVVVTCMDTRLVELLPKALNLKNGDAKIIKNAGAIITQPFGNIMRSVLVALYELKADEVFIIAHHGCGMTGIDPETVVGHMLERGISEQTINTLRHSGVDLNRWLTGFDNLRDSVVKSVSIVRNHPLLPPNTPVHGLAIHPDTGALDLIVDGYENRT
- a CDS encoding ABC transporter substrate-binding protein, translating into MRRKLWLSLLLIVALTTTAALAGCGKGNSDKVKLTIGEVTRSVFYAPEYVALAKGFFADEGLDVTLTTTAGGDKTMTALLSNTIDVALVGSETSIYVYQQGSDDPVINFAQVTQTDGTFLVARNDTNFDWNNLKGATFLGQRKGGMPQMAGEFTLRKHNIDPHADLELIQNVDFANIAPAFASGTGDYVQLFEPTASVFEKQGTGKVVASFGVESGHLPYTVFMAKQSYIKKNTAAIQSFTDAVHRAQLWVQENDASTIADVVAPYFDNVDRDILVSSIDRYKQQGSYATDPVIDEGEWNNLLDVMTQAGELKERTEYGKIVDNSFAEKSIVDVKK
- a CDS encoding ABC transporter permease, with translation MPKVEKTGKNVLLSGVEEDRESGMKELHSQFKQKARRVTAAVGATQITILLLFIALWEVAGRQKWIDPLLFSYPTKIINQLWNSMADGSIWPHIGMTVSETIIGFLLGTLVGTGIAALLWWFPFLSRVLDPYLVVLNSLPKVALGPLFIVTLGPGFTSIVAVTLSVTVIITTINIYNRFREIEAGYIKVVRLFGASRAQLFRLVILPASFPVIISALKVNVGLAWIGVIVGEFLVAKLGLGYLMIYGFQVFNFTLVLSTLIVIAVVATIMYQLVAILERKLTSGWRER
- a CDS encoding DUF309 domain-containing protein, which produces MNYPSAYLSYLAEFNGTRDFFECHELLEEHWKEHPDDPRALLWVGLIQLAVGQYHERRGNLKGAVKMYEKALGKLDQPSLEQLGLDGTRTIADLSHRYEYLQDGQSLPYQDITLIVTDPELEQQCIQLCNALQAEWGSSSSMDAEALIHRHKLRDRSEVLAERTAAIETKKRNRTVE
- a CDS encoding YxcD family protein; this encodes MTRIYTDEIINAVCLHMADRRGVQPSDVEVQLAWEEEYGFTAEVWVNGRSQYIIEANLLEAIEQYMYRQYNRRVFRTNIKLDVDEEEMWADIED